From a single Streptomyces misionensis genomic region:
- a CDS encoding esterase/lipase family protein, giving the protein MLPWKRVLRPLAALFLSAAAVTLPATAAHADTAVHTGWNDYSCKPSAAHPRPVVLVHGTLGNSVDNWLGLAPYLEARGYCVFSLDYGQLPGVPVFHGLGPIDQSAAQLSAFVDQVRSATGAAKVDLVGHSQGGMMPRYYLKFLGGAAKVGALVGIAPDNHGATLSGLTNLLPYFPGAEDLVKATTPGLADQIPGSAFLTKLNADGDTVPGVHYTVIATQYDEVATPWRSQYLSGSDVRNVLLQDLCPLDLSEHLAIALTDRIAFHEVANALDPAHASPTTCASAVG; this is encoded by the coding sequence ATGCTGCCCTGGAAGCGCGTGCTCAGACCCCTCGCCGCCCTGTTCCTGTCCGCCGCCGCCGTCACCCTCCCCGCCACGGCCGCGCACGCCGACACCGCCGTCCACACCGGCTGGAACGACTACTCCTGCAAGCCCTCCGCCGCCCACCCCCGCCCCGTCGTCCTGGTGCACGGCACCCTCGGCAACTCGGTCGACAACTGGCTCGGCCTCGCCCCCTACCTGGAGGCCCGCGGATACTGCGTCTTCTCCCTCGACTACGGTCAGCTCCCCGGCGTCCCCGTCTTCCACGGCCTCGGTCCCATCGACCAGTCGGCCGCCCAGCTGTCGGCCTTCGTGGACCAGGTGCGGTCCGCGACCGGCGCCGCCAAGGTCGATCTCGTCGGGCACTCGCAGGGCGGCATGATGCCCCGCTACTACCTGAAGTTCCTCGGTGGCGCGGCCAAGGTCGGCGCGCTCGTCGGCATCGCCCCCGACAACCACGGTGCCACCCTCAGCGGCCTCACCAACCTGCTGCCCTACTTCCCCGGCGCCGAGGACCTGGTCAAGGCCACCACCCCCGGCCTCGCCGACCAGATACCCGGCTCCGCCTTCCTCACCAAGCTCAACGCGGACGGCGACACCGTGCCCGGCGTGCACTACACGGTCATCGCGACCCAGTACGACGAGGTGGCCACGCCCTGGCGCAGCCAGTACCTCAGCGGTTCCGACGTCCGCAACGTGCTGCTCCAGGACCTGTGCCCGCTCGACCTCTCGGAGCACCTGGCGATCGCCCTGACCGACCGGATCGCGTTCCACGAGGTCGCGAACGCCCTCGACCCGGCCCACGCGAGCCCCACCACCTGCGCCTCCGCCGTCGGCTGA
- the mycP gene encoding type VII secretion-associated serine protease mycosin yields MTMRSRSKQVGWCSRAASAAVGAVLASLAITPAHADTVRQRQWYLDAMHAEQMWKTSTGKGITIAVIDTGVQADIPDLSGQVVAGKDFSKRAGDERTDYDGHGTVIATLIAGTGAKGATTGSYGLAPGTRIMPIRVPGFIERNRTDGNQDDFPTAAAKAIRFAAESDAQIINISAGSTAQSQALTDAVAYALSRGKLIFAAAGNDGDTLNAPQYPAATPGAVGVGAIDRDVKATKESEHGPQVDLVAPGEDIVSACLGGTELCNSHGTSDATALASASAALIWSKHPNWTNNQVLRVMLDTASKPTSGKERTDYLGYGAIRPRIALSDPGDPGPADVYPLPDFEQAASKAPNGSATASAKDDSSPSPTASAYGSGGSALPWILGGAGVVVVAGGAFAAGAVRGRRRAAAVAQAPVAMPPGPGQTPWYGDSNYGGRP; encoded by the coding sequence ATGACCATGCGCAGCCGCAGCAAGCAGGTCGGATGGTGCAGCCGGGCCGCATCCGCAGCCGTCGGGGCCGTGTTGGCGAGCCTCGCCATCACCCCCGCCCACGCAGACACCGTCCGCCAGCGGCAGTGGTACCTCGATGCCATGCACGCCGAGCAGATGTGGAAGACCAGCACGGGCAAGGGAATCACAATTGCCGTGATCGACACCGGCGTCCAGGCAGACATCCCGGACCTGAGTGGTCAGGTCGTCGCGGGCAAGGACTTCTCCAAGCGAGCCGGTGACGAACGCACGGATTACGACGGTCACGGCACCGTCATTGCCACCCTCATCGCCGGCACGGGTGCCAAAGGCGCCACCACGGGCTCGTACGGCCTGGCCCCGGGCACGAGGATCATGCCCATACGAGTCCCGGGCTTCATCGAACGCAACCGCACCGACGGCAATCAGGACGACTTTCCCACCGCAGCGGCGAAGGCCATCCGGTTCGCGGCGGAATCCGATGCCCAGATCATCAACATCTCGGCGGGGAGCACCGCGCAATCTCAGGCGCTGACGGACGCCGTCGCCTACGCGCTTTCCAGAGGCAAGCTGATCTTCGCCGCCGCGGGCAACGACGGCGACACCCTCAACGCACCGCAGTACCCGGCAGCTACACCGGGTGCGGTGGGTGTCGGAGCGATCGACAGAGACGTCAAGGCGACGAAAGAGTCCGAGCACGGCCCCCAGGTCGACCTGGTCGCGCCGGGCGAAGACATTGTTTCCGCCTGTCTCGGCGGAACGGAACTGTGCAATTCACATGGCACCAGCGACGCCACAGCCCTCGCCTCCGCCTCCGCCGCCCTGATCTGGTCCAAACACCCGAACTGGACCAACAACCAAGTCCTGCGGGTCATGCTCGACACCGCGAGCAAACCGACCAGTGGCAAGGAGCGCACCGACTACCTCGGATACGGCGCCATCCGCCCCCGCATCGCGCTGAGCGACCCCGGCGACCCCGGCCCGGCCGACGTCTACCCACTGCCCGACTTCGAGCAAGCGGCATCCAAGGCACCCAACGGGTCGGCCACGGCCTCCGCCAAGGATGACAGCAGCCCATCGCCGACAGCATCCGCGTATGGGAGCGGCGGCTCCGCACTGCCATGGATTCTCGGAGGGGCGGGAGTTGTCGTGGTTGCGGGTGGGGCTTTCGCGGCTGGGGCGGTACGCGGGCGCCGACGTGCGGCGGCGGTAGCCCAGGCTCCCGTAGCCATGCCGCCTGGGCCGGGACAGACGCCGTGGTATGGGGACAGCAACTACGGGGGAAGGCCCTGA
- a CDS encoding S1 family peptidase, with protein sequence MRIKRTTPRGGTARRTRLVAVAAGFLAAAAFAAPTANASEAHPFSTAQLTQASDSVMKADVPGTAWAVDPATNRVVVTVDSTVSQAEIAKIKKQAGTDAGALTIKHTAGTFKPLISGGDAIYGGQYRCSLGFNVHSGSTYYFLTAGHCGQVASTWYSNSGHTTTLGTNVGYSFPGNDFALVKYTNSSIAHPSAVGSQTISSAATPSVGQTVYRRGSTTGTHSGKVTALNATVNYGSDGIVSGLIQTTVCAEGGDSGGPLYNGSTAYGLTSGGSGDCTSGGTTFFQPVTEALSYYGVTLP encoded by the coding sequence GTGAGGATCAAGCGCACCACTCCCCGCGGCGGTACGGCGAGACGGACCCGGCTGGTCGCCGTGGCCGCGGGCTTCCTGGCCGCGGCCGCGTTCGCCGCCCCCACCGCGAACGCGAGCGAGGCCCACCCGTTCAGCACCGCACAGCTCACCCAGGCGAGCGACTCGGTGATGAAGGCGGACGTCCCCGGCACCGCCTGGGCCGTCGACCCCGCGACCAACCGTGTCGTCGTCACCGTCGACAGCACGGTCTCCCAGGCCGAGATCGCCAAGATCAAGAAGCAGGCCGGCACCGACGCGGGCGCGCTCACCATCAAGCACACGGCCGGCACGTTCAAGCCGCTGATCAGCGGCGGCGACGCCATCTACGGCGGCCAGTACCGCTGTTCGCTCGGCTTCAACGTGCACAGCGGCAGCACGTACTACTTCCTGACCGCCGGACACTGCGGCCAGGTCGCCTCCACCTGGTACAGCAACTCCGGGCACACCACCACGCTGGGCACCAACGTGGGCTACAGCTTCCCGGGCAATGACTTCGCCCTGGTCAAGTACACCAACTCCTCGATCGCGCACCCGAGCGCGGTCGGCAGCCAGACCATCTCCAGCGCGGCCACCCCGAGTGTGGGCCAGACCGTCTACCGGCGCGGCTCCACCACCGGTACGCACAGCGGCAAGGTCACCGCGCTCAACGCCACCGTCAACTACGGCAGCGACGGCATCGTCTCCGGCCTGATCCAGACCACGGTCTGCGCCGAGGGCGGCGACAGCGGCGGCCCGCTGTACAACGGCTCCACGGCCTACGGTCTGACCTCCGGCGGCAGCGGCGACTGCACCTCCGGCGGCACGACCTTCTTCCAGCCGGTCACCGAGGCCCTGAGCTACTACGGCGTCACGCTTCCCTGA
- a CDS encoding DNA polymerase Y family protein, with protein MSIRQRHIAHLHLHAALSEEQYGDVIELVSGITPHVQAVPPDAVQLDLTSALRYFDLSPYDLVQTTMMRLKALYGIDSSAGLAGNRMLAAMAADASAPGETTWVPADRAAEWLHPRPVTALPGIGRTTAATLGRYGLHHIGQIADLPPATLQRLLGTGQARLLSERARGRDPRPVTPSEPAAHLVADLVFDRDCLDPAQQHRAVLGLADRVGQRLRGEAQITSRLTLTARYADRSSTTRTRTLPEPTNHSPVLATAALGLLTALGLQRARVRSFAIRADDLLSAGTAHRQLSLDPGDDRARAAEAAADRARRRFGSGAVHPAALAGDRQGRNPARR; from the coding sequence ATGAGCATCCGTCAGCGGCACATCGCCCATCTTCATCTGCACGCCGCGCTGAGCGAGGAGCAGTACGGCGATGTAATCGAACTGGTGTCTGGTATCACGCCCCATGTGCAGGCCGTGCCGCCCGACGCCGTCCAACTGGACCTGACCTCGGCGCTGCGGTACTTCGACCTGTCGCCCTACGACCTGGTCCAGACGACGATGATGCGGCTGAAGGCCCTCTACGGCATCGACAGCAGCGCCGGGCTCGCGGGCAACCGGATGCTGGCGGCCATGGCGGCCGACGCGTCGGCTCCGGGGGAGACCACCTGGGTGCCCGCCGACCGGGCCGCCGAGTGGCTCCACCCGCGCCCGGTCACCGCGCTGCCCGGGATCGGCCGCACCACGGCGGCGACCCTCGGCCGGTACGGCCTGCACCACATCGGCCAGATCGCCGACCTGCCCCCGGCGACCCTGCAACGCCTCCTCGGCACCGGCCAGGCGCGACTGCTGTCCGAACGTGCCCGTGGTCGCGACCCCCGTCCGGTCACCCCGTCGGAACCGGCAGCGCACTTGGTCGCCGACCTTGTGTTCGACCGGGATTGTCTCGACCCGGCACAACAGCATCGAGCGGTACTGGGGCTTGCCGACCGAGTCGGTCAACGTCTGCGCGGTGAAGCCCAGATCACCAGCCGACTTACCCTGACGGCGCGGTACGCCGACCGTAGTTCCACCACGCGCACCCGCACACTGCCGGAACCCACCAATCACTCACCCGTCCTTGCCACGGCAGCGCTGGGACTGCTGACCGCCCTCGGACTGCAGCGAGCACGGGTTCGTTCCTTCGCGATCCGCGCCGACGACCTGCTGTCGGCCGGCACCGCCCACCGCCAGCTCTCCTTGGATCCCGGCGACGACCGTGCCCGCGCCGCTGAAGCCGCCGCGGACCGGGCTCGCCGCCGCTTCGGTTCAGGAGCTGTGCATCCCGCCGCCCTGGCTGGTGATCGCCAGGGCCGGAACCCAGCCCGGAGGTGA
- a CDS encoding S1 family peptidase yields the protein MKHRRIPRRRLVMTGAGIAALAVAGVTLQNANASEPAKSVAQPRPLSAPAAANLASTLSSHLGGGAAGSYYDAKAKSLVVNVLDETAAKTVEAAGAKARIVAHSLAELDGARATLKKDATIPGTSWATDPVSNKVVVTADKSVTGARWAKLSKVVEGLGGKVELKRSQTEFKPFIAGGDAINGSGGRCSLGFNVVKGGQPYFLTAGHCTASISSWSDADGNEIGQNAESHFPGTDYGLVKYTSGADHPSEVDLYDGSTQKITGAAEATVGMKVTRSGSTTHVHDGTVTGLNATVNYQEGTVGGLIQTDVCAEPGDSGGSLFSGSEAIGLTSGGSGDCTSGGETFFQPVTAALTATGTEIG from the coding sequence TTGAAGCACCGACGCATACCCCGGCGGCGGCTCGTCATGACCGGCGCGGGCATCGCCGCGCTGGCCGTGGCAGGAGTCACCTTGCAGAATGCGAACGCCAGCGAGCCCGCGAAGTCCGTGGCGCAGCCCCGGCCGCTGTCCGCTCCGGCGGCCGCGAACCTGGCCTCCACGCTGAGTTCGCACCTCGGTGGCGGCGCCGCGGGCAGCTACTACGACGCCAAGGCCAAGAGTCTCGTCGTCAACGTGCTCGACGAGACCGCCGCGAAGACCGTCGAGGCCGCGGGCGCCAAGGCCAGAATCGTCGCCCACTCGCTCGCCGAACTCGACGGCGCCCGCGCGACGCTGAAGAAGGACGCGACCATCCCGGGCACGTCCTGGGCCACCGACCCGGTGTCGAACAAGGTGGTCGTCACGGCCGACAAGTCGGTCACCGGCGCGCGCTGGGCCAAGCTGAGCAAGGTGGTCGAGGGGCTCGGCGGCAAGGTCGAACTGAAGCGCTCCCAAACGGAGTTCAAGCCCTTCATCGCCGGCGGCGACGCCATCAACGGCTCCGGCGGCCGCTGCTCGCTCGGCTTCAACGTGGTCAAGGGCGGGCAGCCGTACTTCCTGACCGCCGGGCACTGCACCGCGTCCATCTCCAGCTGGTCGGACGCCGACGGCAACGAGATCGGGCAGAACGCGGAGTCCCACTTCCCGGGCACCGACTACGGTCTGGTCAAGTACACCTCGGGCGCCGACCACCCGAGTGAGGTCGACCTGTACGACGGCTCGACCCAGAAGATCACCGGTGCGGCCGAGGCCACGGTGGGCATGAAGGTCACGCGCAGCGGGTCCACGACCCATGTGCACGACGGCACGGTCACCGGCCTGAACGCCACCGTGAACTACCAGGAGGGCACGGTCGGCGGGCTGATCCAGACCGACGTCTGCGCCGAGCCCGGCGACAGTGGCGGCTCCCTGTTCTCCGGCAGCGAGGCGATCGGTCTGACCTCCGGCGGCAGCGGTGACTGCACCTCCGGCGGCGAGACCTTCTTCCAGCCGGTCACCGCGGCCCTGACGGCCACGGGCACCGAGATCGGCTGA
- a CDS encoding DNA polymerase III subunit alpha, with protein sequence MAGFAHLHVASGYSARYGAAHPEQLVRRAAERGAEALALTDRDTVTGVVRFVRACAKEGVRPVLGVDLAVEGIAPPPPAQRRRTPARGGAHVVEPPLRVVLLARDREGWARLCRITSAAHADALGGTAPVVPWTALREHGGPGLIVLLGPLSEPVRALAVGREDVAVRLLAPWREIFGREVRLEAVAQKRSGIGPGSLRLAARTLALADRTGTTAVLSNAVRYADPGQHRLADVLDAARLLRPIDRRRLDSGQRWLKGEREMTVLARMVAECAGADERRARRLLADTAATAAECTLDPGPDLGLGTPHFPEPALFGAEPGADGAARLLRRRSEEGLARRGLDRDPAALARLDEELAVISRLRYDSYFLAVGQVVADIRAKGIRVAARGSGAGSLVCHALGIATANPLDHHLLFERFLSVRRASLPDIDIDVESARRLECYDAIFERFGKERVAVTAMPETYRARRALRDTGLALGIAPAEVDRIAKSFPHLRAADITGALAELPELRALAAEAPRFGPLWELAEGLDSLVHGMAMHPCGVVISDATLLDRLPVQPTPQGDYPMAMAAKEEIEALGNIKLDVLGVRMQSAMAHAVAEIERTTGERIDLDDPAQVPLDDVFAFKLIQESQTLGLFQLESPGQQDLLSRLQPRNQQDVIADISLFRPGPVAGGMPERYIAARHGGAPAYAHPDLEPVLADTYGVTIWHEQIIETLRVLTGCDRAFAEITRRALGDKERLPEIREWFQRRARARGYDAAVRDEVWKTVEAFGAYGFCRAHAVAFAVPALQSAWLKAHHPAFLLAGLLEHDPGMWPKRVLVSDARRRGVPVLPVDVNRSRARHTVEKTDGGQWGVRLALSAVHGIGEQECARIEEGQPYGSLSDLWQRARPSRPVAERLAEIGALGCLHDGRLTRRDLLLQIAELHRAARGRSAGTGQLPLIAGAVGGVEPSGLPEMTGREALGAELNSLGIDVSRHLMEHHHRLLREIGATDAAHLAGLRAGQRVLVAGVRASTQTPPIASGRRIIFVTLEDGSGLVDLAFFEDSHPACAYTVFHSGLLLVRGTVQVRGTRRTVVGTMAWDLDRIAAARRDHGPEAALALLGEHRPHPTPAQPRRTLANGTTGARLHPYADLLPAGSRSADLKKFGYTSPGSAG encoded by the coding sequence ATGGCGGGCTTCGCTCATCTGCATGTCGCGTCCGGTTACTCCGCCCGCTATGGCGCCGCGCACCCGGAGCAGCTGGTGCGCAGGGCGGCTGAGCGGGGGGCGGAGGCGCTCGCGCTCACCGACCGGGACACGGTCACCGGCGTCGTCCGATTCGTACGGGCGTGTGCGAAGGAAGGGGTGCGGCCGGTCCTCGGCGTCGATCTCGCGGTGGAGGGGATCGCCCCGCCGCCGCCCGCCCAGCGCCGGCGCACCCCGGCGCGCGGTGGCGCCCACGTGGTCGAGCCGCCGCTGCGGGTCGTGCTGCTCGCCCGGGACCGGGAGGGGTGGGCGCGGCTGTGCCGCATCACCTCGGCCGCCCATGCCGACGCGCTCGGCGGCACGGCCCCCGTGGTGCCGTGGACCGCGCTGCGGGAGCACGGCGGCCCCGGCCTGATCGTCCTGCTCGGCCCGCTCTCGGAGCCGGTGCGGGCGCTGGCGGTGGGCCGGGAGGACGTCGCGGTGCGGCTGCTGGCGCCCTGGCGGGAGATCTTCGGGCGGGAGGTCCGGCTGGAAGCCGTTGCGCAGAAACGTTCGGGCATCGGTCCGGGGTCCCTGCGGCTCGCCGCCCGCACCCTCGCGCTCGCCGACCGCACCGGCACCACCGCCGTCCTGTCCAACGCCGTCCGCTACGCCGACCCCGGCCAGCACCGCCTCGCCGACGTCCTGGACGCCGCCCGGCTGCTGCGGCCCATCGACCGCCGCCGCCTGGACAGCGGGCAGCGCTGGCTCAAGGGCGAGCGGGAGATGACGGTCCTCGCCCGGATGGTCGCCGAGTGCGCCGGAGCCGACGAGCGGCGGGCCCGCCGGCTGCTCGCGGACACCGCCGCCACGGCCGCCGAGTGCACCCTCGACCCCGGCCCCGACCTGGGCCTGGGCACCCCGCACTTCCCGGAGCCCGCCCTGTTCGGCGCCGAACCCGGAGCCGACGGCGCCGCCCGGCTGCTGCGCCGGCGCAGCGAGGAGGGCCTCGCCCGGCGGGGCCTCGACCGGGACCCGGCGGCGCTCGCCCGCCTCGACGAGGAACTCGCCGTGATCTCCCGGCTGCGTTACGACTCGTACTTCCTCGCCGTCGGCCAGGTCGTCGCCGACATCCGGGCGAAGGGCATCCGGGTCGCGGCCCGCGGCTCGGGCGCCGGTTCCCTGGTCTGCCACGCGCTGGGCATCGCCACCGCCAACCCGCTCGACCACCACCTGCTGTTCGAACGCTTCCTCAGCGTGCGCCGGGCCTCGCTGCCCGACATCGACATCGACGTGGAGTCCGCGCGCCGTCTGGAGTGCTACGACGCGATCTTCGAACGGTTCGGCAAGGAGCGGGTGGCGGTCACCGCCATGCCCGAGACCTACCGCGCCCGCCGGGCCCTGCGGGACACCGGCCTCGCCCTCGGCATCGCGCCCGCGGAGGTGGACCGGATCGCCAAGAGCTTCCCGCACCTGCGCGCCGCCGACATCACCGGCGCCCTCGCCGAACTGCCCGAACTGCGCGCGCTGGCGGCCGAGGCGCCCCGGTTCGGGCCCCTGTGGGAACTGGCCGAGGGGCTCGACTCGCTGGTCCACGGCATGGCCATGCACCCCTGCGGTGTGGTCATCAGCGACGCCACCCTGCTGGACCGGCTGCCGGTGCAGCCCACCCCGCAGGGCGACTACCCCATGGCCATGGCCGCGAAGGAGGAGATCGAGGCGCTCGGCAACATCAAGCTCGACGTCCTGGGCGTGCGGATGCAGTCCGCGATGGCCCATGCCGTCGCCGAGATCGAACGGACCACCGGCGAACGCATCGACCTGGACGATCCCGCGCAGGTGCCGCTCGACGACGTCTTCGCGTTCAAGCTGATCCAGGAGAGCCAGACCCTCGGCCTGTTCCAGCTGGAGTCGCCCGGCCAGCAGGACCTGCTGTCCCGGTTGCAGCCGCGCAACCAGCAGGACGTCATCGCCGACATCAGCCTCTTCCGCCCCGGCCCGGTCGCGGGCGGCATGCCCGAGCGGTACATCGCCGCCCGCCACGGCGGCGCGCCGGCGTACGCCCACCCGGACCTGGAGCCGGTGCTCGCCGACACCTACGGCGTGACCATCTGGCACGAGCAGATCATCGAGACGCTGCGGGTGCTGACCGGGTGCGACCGGGCCTTCGCGGAGATCACCCGGCGGGCGCTCGGCGACAAGGAACGGCTGCCCGAGATCAGGGAGTGGTTCCAGCGACGGGCCCGCGCGCGCGGCTACGACGCGGCCGTGCGGGACGAGGTGTGGAAGACCGTCGAGGCCTTCGGGGCGTACGGCTTCTGCCGGGCGCACGCCGTCGCCTTCGCCGTACCGGCCCTGCAGAGCGCCTGGCTCAAGGCGCACCATCCGGCGTTCCTGCTGGCCGGACTGCTCGAACACGACCCCGGGATGTGGCCCAAGCGGGTCCTGGTCTCCGACGCGCGCCGGCGCGGGGTGCCGGTGCTGCCCGTCGACGTCAACCGTTCCCGGGCGCGGCACACCGTGGAGAAGACCGACGGGGGGCAGTGGGGCGTACGGCTCGCGCTGTCCGCCGTGCACGGGATCGGCGAGCAGGAGTGCGCGCGGATCGAGGAGGGACAGCCGTACGGCTCGCTGTCGGACCTCTGGCAGCGGGCCCGGCCCAGCCGGCCGGTCGCCGAGCGCCTCGCGGAGATCGGCGCGCTGGGCTGTCTGCACGACGGCCGGCTCACCCGCCGCGATCTGCTGCTCCAGATCGCCGAGCTCCACCGGGCCGCCCGCGGCCGGTCCGCGGGCACCGGGCAACTCCCCCTGATCGCGGGCGCGGTCGGCGGGGTGGAGCCGAGCGGGCTGCCGGAGATGACCGGGCGCGAGGCGCTCGGCGCCGAGCTGAACAGCCTCGGCATCGACGTCTCCCGGCACCTGATGGAGCACCACCACCGGCTGCTGCGGGAGATCGGCGCGACCGACGCGGCGCACCTGGCCGGGCTGCGGGCCGGGCAGCGGGTGCTCGTGGCGGGGGTGCGGGCCTCGACCCAGACCCCGCCGATCGCCAGCGGCAGACGGATCATCTTCGTCACCCTGGAGGACGGCTCCGGCCTGGTCGACCTGGCGTTCTTCGAGGACTCCCACCCGGCCTGCGCGTACACCGTCTTCCACAGCGGGCTGCTGCTGGTGCGGGGCACGGTCCAGGTGCGCGGCACCCGCCGTACCGTCGTCGGCACCATGGCCTGGGACCTCGACCGGATCGCCGCCGCCCGCCGGGACCACGGCCCCGAGGCCGCGCTCGCCCTCCTCGGCGAGCACCGCCCGCACCCGACGCCCGCCCAGCCGCGGCGCACCCTGGCCAACGGCACCACCGGCGCCCGGCTGCATCCGTACGCCGATCTGCTGCCCGCCGGCAGCCGGTCGGCCGACCTGAAGAAGTTCGGTTACACCAGTCCGGGGAGCGCGGGATGA